Proteins found in one Poecilia reticulata strain Guanapo linkage group LG15, Guppy_female_1.0+MT, whole genome shotgun sequence genomic segment:
- the LOC108166932 gene encoding spectrin beta chain, non-erythrocytic 1-like — protein sequence LICSCCDPCDLSAALTPPLWLQEDEAVNGVSEPSPAGSPGAARKAKPSQAATLPAKSQQDGATSLLEAFLHRKHEWEGHNKKASNRSWHHVFCVINQRELGFYKDQRSAAQGVPYHSEIPVGLQEALCEVALDYKKKKHVFKLKLTDGNEYLFQAKDDEEMNSWISAIVAAAGSGVEVTPSSHSTPAPAARAQTLPATVAASTAESSPGKREKDKEKRFSLFSKKK from the exons CtgatctgcagctgctgtgacCCCTGTGACCTCTCCGCCGCGCTGACTCCGCCCCTCTGGTTGCAGGAGGACGAGGCGGTGAACGGGGTGTCGGAGCCCAGCCCCGCGGGGTCGCCGGGAGCCGCCCGTAAGGCCAAGCCCAGCCAGGCGGCGACGCTGCCGGCGAAGAGCCAGCAGGACGGCGCCACCTCTCTGCTGGAGGCCTTCCTGCACCGCAAACACGAGTGGGAGGGCCACAACAAGAAGGCCTCCAACAG GTCTTGGCACCACGTGTTCTGTGTGATCAACCAGAGGGAACTGGGCTTCTATAAGGACCAGCGCAGCGCGGCGCAGGGCGTCCCCTACCACAGCGAGATCCCCGTCGGCCTGCAGGAGGCGCTGTGTGAGGTGGCGCTCGActacaagaagaagaaacacgTCTTCAAGCTCAA GCTCACGGATGGGAACGAGTATCTCTTCCAGGCCAAAGACGAC GAGGAGATGAACTCCTGGATCTCGGCCATCGTGGCGGCGGCGGGCTCCGGGGTGGAGGTGACCCCCAGCAGCCACAGCACGCCGGCCCCCGCCGCCCGCGCCCAGACGCTGCCGGCCACCGTGGCGGCCTCCACCGCCGAGTCCAGTCCTGGCAAACGGGAGAAAGACAAGGAGAAACGCTTCAGTCTGTTCAGCAAGAAGAAGTAg